The Planococcus versutus genome contains a region encoding:
- a CDS encoding nitrate/nitrite transporter, giving the protein MIKKLQLPLQTMNLVVGFMVWVIISSLIPFIREDIAIAPERLAIVTAVPVVLGSILRIPLGYYANVFGARIIFLVSFVLLLFPVFYLSEASSFSDLIISGLFLGIGGAVFSVGVTSLPKYYPKEKHGFVNGIYGAGNIGTAISTFAAPLIATQIGWSATVKVYLILLLLFAALNFFLGDRHEPKVKTPIIEQIKSVYKNEKLWFFSLFYFITFGSFVAFTIYLPNFLVSNFELEKVDAGMRTAGFIALATFLRPIGGWLADKLQPLLLLMGTFFIYTIAAIVLAFSPTIGLYTIGSLAIAVSAGIGNGVIFKLVPFYFNKQAGIANGIVSMMGGLGGFFPPIMLSVIFSITGQYSIGFMLLSQVALASLVLVVWMYYQDRLLLAVEVFNSTGQGILVTDTSGNIRTVNPAFTKLTGYEERDVIGQNPSIMKSGRQSKNFYRDMWQEIERNGVWQGEIWNLRKNGEEYLQWLNISAVKDDTGEVVRYVGTFTDITSEYEKKITVPELLPN; this is encoded by the coding sequence CCCCTTCAAACGATGAACTTGGTAGTCGGCTTTATGGTGTGGGTAATAATATCTTCTCTTATTCCTTTTATTCGCGAGGATATTGCTATTGCACCAGAGCGACTAGCGATAGTTACAGCTGTTCCAGTTGTTTTAGGCTCTATTTTACGAATTCCATTAGGTTATTATGCAAATGTCTTTGGAGCACGAATTATATTTTTAGTCAGTTTTGTTTTGTTATTGTTTCCGGTCTTTTATTTAAGCGAAGCTTCAAGTTTTTCGGATCTTATTATTAGTGGATTGTTTCTAGGGATCGGGGGAGCTGTATTTTCTGTAGGGGTTACGTCTTTGCCCAAATACTATCCAAAAGAAAAACATGGATTTGTTAATGGGATTTATGGTGCAGGGAATATCGGAACCGCTATCTCTACATTTGCTGCTCCATTAATCGCAACGCAAATTGGTTGGTCCGCGACTGTCAAAGTTTACTTGATCTTACTGTTACTTTTTGCAGCTTTAAATTTCTTTTTAGGCGATCGTCACGAACCAAAAGTGAAAACTCCTATTATTGAACAAATTAAAAGTGTCTATAAAAATGAGAAACTTTGGTTTTTTTCGCTATTTTATTTCATCACATTTGGCTCGTTTGTGGCATTCACAATTTACTTGCCTAATTTTTTAGTCAGCAATTTTGAACTAGAAAAAGTGGATGCTGGTATGCGTACGGCTGGTTTTATCGCACTTGCCACTTTTCTTCGGCCCATAGGCGGCTGGCTTGCGGATAAATTACAGCCACTGTTGTTATTGATGGGTACGTTTTTCATCTACACGATAGCAGCGATTGTTTTGGCTTTCTCGCCAACTATTGGGCTTTACACAATTGGCAGTTTAGCAATTGCTGTAAGTGCAGGTATTGGAAATGGTGTTATTTTTAAACTGGTTCCGTTTTATTTCAATAAACAAGCAGGCATTGCAAATGGAATTGTTTCGATGATGGGCGGGCTTGGAGGATTTTTTCCACCCATCATGTTATCCGTAATTTTTTCTATCACTGGGCAATACTCGATTGGTTTTATGTTGTTATCTCAAGTAGCTCTCGCCAGTTTGGTGCTAGTTGTTTGGATGTATTATCAAGATCGTTTACTGCTAGCAGTTGAAGTATTTAACTCAACAGGACAAGGAATCTTAGTGACCGATACTTCGGGAAATATCAGAACAGTTAATCCTGCCTTTACTAAATTAACCGGTTATGAAGAAAGAGACGTTATTGGACAAAATCCAAGTATTATGAAGTCTGGAAGACAGTCCAAGAATTTTTACAGAGATATGTGGCAGGAAATTGAACGGAATGGCGTATGGCAAGGGGAAATTTGGAATTTGCGTAAAAATGGAGAAGAATATTTACAGTGGTTAAATATCAGTGCAGTAAAAGATGATACAGGAGAAGTTGTTCGTTATGTCGGAACGTTCACAGACATTACTTCTGAATACGAGAAAAAAATAACCGTTCCCGAATTATTGCCTAATTAA